DNA from Asticcacaulis sp. ZE23SCel15:
CGGAGAATTGGCCCAGGTATCGCCACCGCAGGTCAAGGTTTCAAACAGCAGCGTTGACCCGGTGATGACCGGCGGCGTCAGATTGACCGGCGCATTGGGCACGGGCGCGGAAACCGGCGCGGTCGCCGTGGTTGATGTTGAAATCGGTCCGGCGACATTGGTCGCCGTCTCAGTACACGCCAGCGGATGGCCAAGGTCACTTAAGACCGGATTATAGTCCGGCTGATCGGCCCCTGAGATCGCCGCGCCGGTATCAGCCCATCGCCATTGCCACGACAGTTCAACAGGGCCGTTGTCATAGGTGCCGGGCACACAGGTCACCGTGCCACCGATCACCGCCGCGCCCGTTACGGTTGGATCTGTCACCACAACCGGCAACGACACATCGCCCGACACCACAACCGGAGCCGTGACGGGTTCCATAAGCAGGCGATAGATCAAAGTCCCGCCGTAAAGAACCACCTCGCTCGACAGCATGGCAGCCTCGACCGTGACCGCATCACCGCCATCAAAGGCGATTTGCCACACCCGGCGCGACAGAGGGGCCAGCCGCTCAACAAACGCCGCTCGAAAGGCCGCCGGATCAACCCACACAGTCATGCGGCGATGCTGCCGGATACCGGCGACGATGGCATAGCGAAGATCGGCAGCGTTAAGACTGGCCAGAGATTCAGGCTCTACGCCATAGCCCCCGAACCCCACGATCTCGCCACCATTGTCATACGCAGACCCTGATGCATATTTCAGCATCAGGCCCTTGCCTTTCAAATTGGCACTAAACATTTTCCCTCACAAATTTCGGGCATAAAAAAACCGCCCCAAAGGACGGCGGTTCGGACTTATTCAGTTTCAGACGGCGGCGGCGCATAGGCCGCTAGGTCAGGCCCATGCTCTGACGCCAGGCGCGGAAACCGACATCAAACTGATCACGCTCAAACGTGATATCGACCGGACCGGGCAGGTTTGGCACCACCCCCGAAATCGTAATCAGGTCTTCGGTAAGCGCGGTCACCGTCAGGCCTTCGGCCACAGCGTCGCCTATGTTGAGTTCAGACATATTAACTTCCTTTATCGGCTGATATTGCGCCAATGCCACGTCGGCGCACCGCCGGAGCGGGTGACCGACACAGAATCGGCGGGCAACAAAACAAATGTCACCGGATTGGCATTGACGACGGCGTAGCTAAAGCCATTGATGGCATAGGACGTGGTCGTGCCGCCCCAGACCGTCACTTCGACTCGGCGTCCGGTGTTGTTGAATATCGCCACCCCTGACGCAGGCAGCGCCGGTGTCGTAAGCCCCGCACGGTCAATAATGGTCACGCCGACAAAATTAACGGGATCAAGCAGCACTGCGCTTGGGCTGGATGGGCTGGCCGCGAAGTTAAAACCGCTGACGGTCAGCAGCCGGTCATTCAACATGCCCTCAGAACTGACACCGTACTGCGTGATTTCGGTAAGCTGGGCCTGCTTTACATCGTGGCCACCCGCATTTGAACTGCGGTGTGACAGGGCGATATCGCTGTTTTCAAATGTAGTGGATACCGACTCCCACCCGGTTGAATAACCGTCAGTCCAGTCCAACGCCCGGTGAGCATTGCCGATTGATCCGCCGCTCCACTTGATGAATGACGCCTGCCGCGCTCTACAACCTGTGCCATTATTGTTACCCAAACCGTCCGCAAAAGCGACAGCCCGACTATTGTCAACAGTGCCCCCGGCAATGGCGTTCATCCGCAACGCCTCATTGGCCGGATCGTTCAGACTGTTTTCAATCGAAACATTCTTAAGATTGAGCATATTGATATAATCTGCATAGTCATTCCGACCCAATTGCAGCAGCGGCCCGGCCACCTGACCAAATACCGTCAGGTTATGAATCATCAAATCAAACCAATGTACCGCGGCCTCGATCCGCCAGCCCGCCGTGCCGGGATTGACGATATGGATCGCCGATTGCCCGACACTGACCCCTAAAATAGGGATCGCGCGCCGCGCGCCGCGCACATCCCGGCCCAAATCCCAGACCTCATCAACCCCCTGCTGGTTCCAGCGATAGGTGCCCGCCGGGATTTTAAGCGGCGCACCAGTCGACCGCGCCCGCTCACGCGCCGCCCGGAAGGCGGGCAAATCATCGGCGATATCATTGCCGACGGCCCCAAAGGCCTTGACGTTGACACCGTCGTCATTAATCAGCGTGCTCAGGGCATAGTTGATCGCCCCGGAACCACCAAAGGTGTGCCCAATCAGGGCCGACCCACCCGCCGCCGCCAGCGTCGCAAACATCGCAGCCCGCATCAGATAGACCCCATCGGCACTTATGGCATGGGTCGTATCCCCCGCCGCGATGATCTGGGTCAGTCCATAGAGCGATGTCTTATAGACCAGCACCCCGCCTGACTTCTGATAGACGGTGGACATGCCACTGTGGGTTTCATCAATCAGCACTTGGACATAGGCATCCGGTGTAATGCCCGCGACCGCCGCATTGGCAATGGCATAGGTGTCAAATACCCGCGCGATCCCCGCCGCATTGGCATAGGCCGACGCCGCAAGGGCTGCGGCCTGGGCACCCGTGGCCGAAACCTCTGCCGCCGTGGCCGATCCCGCCGCCGCCGTAGCTGATGCCGCCGACGCCGCCAGATTGGCCGCCATTTCCCCGTAAGCGGCCAGAACATCCGCGATCTGTGACGCCAGCGCCGGGGTAATTGTCAGATTAAGCTTGGTCCACCCCCCCGAACCGGACGCACTGGTTTTCAGGTAAAAATCATTATTGGCCGCCACCGGATCGGCATAGACCAACCCCAGCGTTCCGGCGGCATGGGCCAGATCGCCATTGAGCCCCGCCCGATCCCCCTTGATCACCCCGACCGACCCGCTTAATCCAACCTGCGTCAGCAGCAGATCAATGGTCGTAAACAGCGCTACGATATCGCGCTTAACCGGCTCATGCGCGCCAGACGCGGGCACCCCGTCCAGGGTAAAATTGCGCAGCGCCGTGCGCGCCTGTGCCGATAGGGACATGCGTTAAAGCCTTTTTGAATATAAAGAAAAAACGTAAGCGTTAGGGGGTCACGGTTGTATCAACTGTGACCGGATCAGAGGCTGGGGACTGAGACCCCGTGCCGGTCCGGTAAAGCACCCGAACCTGTAGATTGGTGACCTGTGGCACCGTGCCGGTCAGCAGCGACACGACCCCACCGGTCGCGCTGCTGGTTTCATCGACCCACACCCCGGATGTGCCCACCCGCCATGAGGTAAACCACGTCAGATCGGTACGGTCCGGCCCTGTGGCGTCGATACTGACCCGCACGACCGATCCATCATCAACCGCATCGGCATCAACAATGACGGGCGCGCTCAAAGGCTCCCCCGCCGCCGCCGACACATATTCGACCGGCTCCCCCTCTTCGGTGGCCGCATTCCAGGCATCTACCGACGCCGAGACTTCCCGCAGGGTGAACACATAGGTCCCACCATCTGCCGACAGATCACGCTGGATCACCTCACACAGCGCATCCGCCATCAAAGGTTCAGCCGGGTTTTGCAGCCGAACGTAACGATAGCCTTTAAACGTCCGGCCAATCCGCCCCATCGAAAGCGTACCCCGGCTGCGCGGACTAAGCTTTGCCGCCCGACGCTTGGCCAGACGGCGCGATTGCGACAGCCATTTTACCCACGGCACATCCAACGTATCGCCACCGGGGGCCGTGTCATCGACCACCCATGGGTCAGGCGATACATCGTTATATTTATGCTCAGGCGACTGATATTTGATGACGATCTCATTGACCGCGTCTTCGGTGTAGATCCCGTGTTCCCAGGACCAGCCTTCGATCATGGCCGCCGTGATCACCGGCACATCGGTATCAACCCGGCCCGCCGTGACAATCAGATGACCCAGCCGGTCAAAATCATACCAGCCATCCATGCAATCCAGCAGCCGCCCGCGCACGACCGATTCATCATCGGTGCCGTAATGCCAGCCCGCGCACTGATAGCGCGGTTCAGAACCGCCCGCCTTGAGCGGAATCGGATCGTCGCAATAATTGGCCTCATAGGTCAGATCAGCCAGAACGGGGGCTATCTGAGCTTCCCAGTCCACGCCCCATTCCGTCCACGCCTTATGGACCGTCCACGTCACCGGATTACCACACGGCCCCCAGGTCATATTATCGTCGCGACGCTGCGTCCCCGAACCACCTGCGGTCGAATCGAAACGCCAGTCGTAACAAACCCCGCGCGCCGCGCATGACAACTCAGGGATACCGCCCGGATAATATTCGCGCCGGTTGCTGGGCATGATCCCGCGCAACAACAGCGTTGCGGTATTGTCGCCGCGCCAGTCCGGATCAGTCCAGTAGTAGGGGAACCGGTCTAAAAAGCTGTCGGTATATTTCGTCTCAGCCGGCAGCCCAAGCTTAGCCCAGATATAGGTTCCGTGATTGGTATAACGACCATCATTAGGGCCGTCGATGACCGCATCGACATAACGCCCCGGTGTCAGTTGCACCTCATCGTCATGCAGCCAATAGCGCGGCGGGATTTCGGCTATGCGGCCATTATTGATGGCCTGCATCTTGACCATGGCCTGTCCCTGAGCGTCATTCATGATTACCGCCCCGGCGACACGGGTATAACCACCCACCAGATTTGTGGTCGGCGGTATACCCTCCTTGACGGCATACATGCCCTGTGAGGCGCGCTGCTTATCGCCGCCAAACAACCCACTAAGGCCGCGCTCCAGTGTCGCCGCCACAGCCACCGCCGCGACGGCGACAAAGATATCGCCGACATCGCCCCAATCCCATTCATCGGCCATGTCAGATCACCACTTAAGGATGCGCATAACCGACATCGACGGCACCATTTTCATGGCCGTATCGGTCGGATTGTTTTTGCGATGTTGCGCCGGTGTCCAGTGGGTATTGCGCGCCCGCGCCAGGGTCGCCGACCCGGCTATGCACGACACGGTCACAGTGCGCACCCCGCCGTCATCGCTTGATCTGACCACATCGACCTTGGCTGATACCTCCCAGTCAATGGCGTCCGTCATCTGAAAATCGTCATCAAAATCGACCGTGCCAATGCGAATGGGCGATTTGAAAATATCCGTGGTCGGCAGCATCCACGACCGGGGCAAGGCATGCACACCGGAAAAGCTGATGTCGAACCGGCGCGCCGCCCCGCTCGGCAGCGATGACAGTTCCGGCAGTTCGCGCAATATCCCCATACCCTTATAGATCGCGCTGGCTTCAAAAGCATCATCCGCCGTGGCGGCAATATTACCAAAGCCGGTCCATAGCCGGTCGGTCCCTGATGGCCGCTCAATGCGCAGAAACAGCGCATATTTCGGCGCTTCCATCCGCGACATGATGGCGACCTGCTCAGGCGTCAGGGCCATTCACGCCACCTCAATAAAGGTGGCATTGGCATTGGCGTATCGCCCGCCTTCAATCTCACCAAAAAACGCGTCCGGATTGGTGCACCGCATGACACAGGACGGCGCGTCGAAATCCAGAACCGTGTTGTCACTCACCGCTTCACGCAGCGGTGGCCAGACACGTATCAGGTTCGGATCATCATCCGACAGGCTCTCAATCACGTACATCCGCCGCCCTTCATTGACGTGGTCAATGCTGAAATGTTCACCGCCCCGAAGGCCCGCCGCCGCCGAAATCGACACCCTCAGATATACCGCCCGCAGGCTTGCCGCCGCGCCATAGATATCGATCACCCCGCCGTCATATTCGGTGCCATCGCTAAAGGTCGCATCATCGCTATGGGGGACGCTGGCGTGACATTTGGTAATGGGTGCGGGTATGGGCTTAAAGCGGCATTCACACGACGGCAGGATGATCGTCTCATAGCGCGCCAATGCGGGCTGGATCGCCCGCATGGCCAGCAGATGATCACGCTTGCGCAACCATATGCCCGACAAAGACGCCGTCCATTTACCGCCGCCATCGGTCACCGCATAGGTGTTCAGCGCGTTGGCCGCCTGCCCGCCGGAGGTGGTGGCAAGGCTAGGCGTCCACCCGACCTGCGGTGCCGACCATAACTTATGAGGCCAGGTGATCATCAGACCGTACCCAGTTTAGACAGGGAGGCCGACCGACCCGCAAAGGTGCGGCGGTTTTGGGAATCCGCCATGGCCAGGGTCTTTCTTTGGCCCGCCACCATTTCACGGCGCAGTCCAGCCACCAGATCCTCAGTCATAACTGCCCCTTTGAGGTCGATCACCGGCGCATAGGTAAAGGACCCGCCGCGCGACTGATTGGCACCATTCAGGATGCTTTGGGTTTCCGAAGCCGTATAAACCCGCGCACCCCGGTTCAGATTAACCAGTTCCGCGCCGCGCTCACCGACCAGCGCCAGCCCGCCCGGTGCGCTCATTGTGCCAGCGGCAAAGCCGGGGATTTTAAACCCGCCCCCCTCCTTACCGTCAAAAAGACCGGCCAGCAGGGTCGAGAGCTTATTCGCCGCCCATTCCGCTGCGATACGCCGGAATGTCCCCGATAGGGCATCGCCCAGATCATCACCATAGGCCGCCGCATAGACCAGTGATTGCCCAAGGTCTTCAACAGCCAGCTTAAGACCGGCGTATTTGTCGGTGATTTCAAGGCCGGGTGTAAATTCTACAATGGCGCTGCCAAACTCATCATAGGCTGACTTGGCTTTGATGAACGAATCCGCGACCTTATACCCCGCCTCTGATAATTCCCAATTCCGATCATCCGCACCGGCCGCCAATGGCCCTGTGTAGGCGACCGATTTCCCGCTACCGCCGGATCGGCCACTTTTAGGACTTTCAATATCAGCCAGCAAAGCCGCCATTTCCTTGGCCTGCTTGATCTGAGCCGCCCGTGCGCGGATCTCAGCGGGACTACCCCGCCGACCACGGGACATATCTGATGCCGATACGCCTTCCGCGAAATCGCTCCAGCGATCTCCCATGGTCGAAATACCGTTTTTCGCCCTAAGCCCGCGCAGGCGCTTTGCCATGCCCGGATCTTCGGCGGCTGTCAGCAACTGGACAAAATCGGCCAAAGCATTGGTTGACCCTTCAATCGCTGGCGCCAGACCAAGGAAGGCGCGCTTAAGACCGACATCGATACGCTGTTGAGAAATCTCGACCTTACGGTTCATCTCATCCAGAGCCTTGACGGTCTGATTATCTATCACAAGGCCTAAACGCGACGCCTCCTGCGTCAGCGCATGAACGCCTTCACTACCGCGTGCCAGCAGCGGCACAAGCGCCTCGATTCCCAGCGTTTTCGCCAGCTTGACCTGTTCTGCCACAGACCCCAGTTTCGATATCCGGTCAGCCAGTAACGGGATAAATTCCGCCGAAGTTTCGACACCGGCCACATCAGCCTTGGTTAGCCCCAGCGCCTCGAATACCTTTTTGATCTTGGCATCGCCGACGCCGGTCTTAATGGCCCCCAAAGACGCGTTAAGATTGCCCAAAGCGCCATGCAATTCCTCAATCGGCACGCCGGATTCATCGGCGGCGAACTCTAGCGCCTGCAAAGCCTCTGCCGTGATCCCAAGTTTTTCCGACAGGTCAGTCACTTCCGCCGACCACAGCATGGCCTCGCGGGCCTGATGCAGCCCGACGGCCAGTGCCGACAACCCCACGGCCGCCACCCCGCCTGCCACACCGCCAAGCCCGGACAAGGCCGACCCCAGCACAGGCACCTGTGCAGCTGCCGAATTTATGGACCCCATCAGGTCGGCTGAGATCGTATCCGATACCGAATCCAGCCGCTTTTGGATATCGCGCGACGTTTTGTCGGTATCCTTACGGGCGGTATCCAGCTTTTTCGACAGAGCGCGGATATTCGCATCCATCTGAAACAGCAGGATTTCATTTTCAGTACGGGCCATCAAAATTCCCAGTTGGCGTTTTCAAATTCGTCTTCGGTAGGTGGTGGCGGCGCTTCGGGTCCACAATTGGTCTGTTTCCAGCCCCTGACCTGCTGGTCGAATTGCCACAGGCTTGAGGCATCAACCGCCTGCGCACTCAGCCCGATTATCCCGCCGAGCTGGTAGTACCCGGCCCATTTGATTTTATCGTTGGGGAGGGGCCGGTCGTCGCCTCCCCCTCGGGCTCCCCCGGCACGCCCTCATCCTCATCCGGTGCCCCAAGCAGAGCGGCCATCAGCGCCAGTTTAGCCGGCGCTTCCGCTTCGATCAGCCAGCCCTCGATCGCGTACCGATCAACCAGCGACAACGCGTCATAGGGTGACATGCCGCCGCCGATCAGACCGATCCGCAGAGTTTCGCGCAGATCAGCAATCCGCCAGGTGCCGGTTTGAAGCCTCGACAGCAGGAGACGCGGGCCGCAATCGGTTTTTTCCTGCAGCTCAATCAATTGCTTGATCCCCAGCCGGAAGGTGTGCGGGCCATCCCCAAAGATGGCCTCTATCTGTGCGTTACGGCTCATGATCAGACCGCAAACGGAGCCAGCGTGACCTCACCGGTCGATTGCAGGGCGCAGGTGAAGTTGACTTTCGACCCTTCCGATGCCCCCAGGCTGTAGGAGGTCAGCTTATAGGGGCCGGTATAGACCGGTGCACCCACAACAGGGATCGTCCATTTGATGTTTTTGGCCTCACCCGACACCCACCAGTTATGGAAAAATTCCACGTCCGGCATGTTGGCCAGCCCCGCCCCGGCAATGGCCGATTTCAGGCTGTCGATTTCAACGTCGGTCCAGGGGATGGCGTCCGGATCATCGCAGTCATAAAGCGTGACCTCCTGCACCCCGGCATCAAAGCTGATGTCCTTTTGGGTGTTGATCATGCATTTGACAGCGAAGACTTCCGGGGTAGCACCATCCCCGATTTTAACCTGAACCTTGCGGCTCGCGACGACCTGTGGTCCAGCCATGGGCGTTACCTTTCATCCATAAAAAAAGCCCCCGATGCGGGGGCCGTGAAACTCAATTAAAACCGCCGCCTAAGCGGTCGGACACACCTCATACCGGACGCTGACAATGCCAAACATGCGCCGCTCTTCATCGCGGCCATAGCTGATGGCAGCCACGT
Protein-coding regions in this window:
- a CDS encoding gene transfer agent family protein yields the protein MSRNAQIEAIFGDGPHTFRLGIKQLIELQEKTDCGPRLLLSRLQTGTWRIADLRETLRIGLIGGGMSPYDALSLVDRYAIEGWLIEAEAPAKLALMAALLGAPDEDEGVPGEPEGEATTGPSPTIKSNGPGTTSSAG
- a CDS encoding phage tail tube protein — translated: MAGPQVVASRKVQVKIGDGATPEVFAVKCMINTQKDISFDAGVQEVTLYDCDDPDAIPWTDVEIDSLKSAIAGAGLANMPDVEFFHNWWVSGEAKNIKWTIPVVGAPVYTGPYKLTSYSLGASEGSKVNFTCALQSTGEVTLAPFAV